A region from the Malus domestica chromosome 07, GDT2T_hap1 genome encodes:
- the LOC114826178 gene encoding probable WRKY transcription factor 53, whose product MENCNIHWEQRSLVNELAQGRELARQLQIDLNAPSSSHGTRELLVQKIVLSYEKALSILNSIGSPSGCEQQQPTGHVATRMVESPPHSLNGSPWSEDSDHDNKDSSRKRKTLPRWTQQIRVSSGMRLEGPLDDGFSWRKYGQKDILGARYPRGYYRCTHRNVQDCFATKQVQRSDEDPTIFEITYRGRHTCTQASPGTSTPPSPSPLPPERTEPQNNLVESQQNQQHSQQNMLLNIPEGLRVISEGLDISEELFPSFNNPSPLNNNYLGSFSPPFAGPTTSGTNYFSMSQQGFGAEQNFQSGDIISPATSAANSPSVGLDFPFGQDDHLFPNFSFDGPGFFS is encoded by the exons ATGGAGAACTGCAATATACATTGGGAGCAAAGGAGTCTTGTAAATGAGCTAGCACAAGGGAGGGAGCTGGCTAGGCAGCTACAGATCGATCTCAACGCTCCATCTTCCTCTCATGGAACCCGGGAACTGCTTGTTCAAAAGATCGTACTATCGTACGAAAAGGCGCTCTCCATTCTGAACTCTATCGGCTCACCCTCAGGGTGTGAGCAACAACAGCCCACAGGTCATGTCGCAACTCGAATGGTTGAGTCTCCGCCCCATTCACTAAATGGAAGCCCCTGGAGTGAGGACTCCGACCACGACAACAAAGATTCCTCTAGGAAGAG GAAAACTCTGCCAAGGTGGACACAACAAATAAGAGTTTCATCTGGTATGAGGCTTGAGGGGCCTCTTGATGATGGATTTAGTTGGAGAAAGTATGGCCAGAAGGACATACTTGGAGCCAGATATCCAAG AGGCTACTACCGGTGCACTCACCGAAACGTCCAGGACTGTTTTGCCACAAAGCAAGTCCAACGTTCCGACGAAGACCCAACGATCTTCGAAATTACATACAGAGGAAGGCACACATGTACACAAGCCTCTCCCGGCACAAGTACTCCCCCTTCACCGTCACCGTTGCCGCCCGAAAGGACGGAACCGCAGAATAACCTAGTGGAATCTCAACAAAATCAGCAACATTCGCAACAAAACATGCTCTTAAACATACCGGAAGGCCTCAGAGTCATTAGTGAAGGGTTAGACATTAGCGAGGAACTGTTCCCCTCCTTCAACAATCCCTCACCACTGAACAACAATTATCTGGGAAGTTTTTCTCCTCCCTTTGCGGGACCTACAACTTCAGGAACAAACTATTTCTCAATGTCTCAGCAGGGTTTTGGAGCTGAACAAAATTTTCAGAGTGGAGATATAATCTCGCCTGCAACTTCAGCTGCCAACTCTCCAAGTGTTGGTTTGGATTTCCCATTTGGTCAGGATGATCACTTGTTCCCCAACTTCTCATTTGACGGTCCAGGGttcttttcctaa
- the LOC103439848 gene encoding transcription factor SPEECHLESS, whose product MAMEDHDRSSDFLEEHEQYCYSDTNCNLGTPGDDLFSILQSLDDHGFGGGGGGVVDFPSPLASAPFDDDQLLAVFSSSPKDLSSSADKTEFDETNSPPKTKRLKLSSAATPTATATTTTTNSSDQDGGRMSHITVERNRRKQMNDHLTVLRSLMPCFYVKRGDQASIIGGVVDYINELQQVLQSLEAKKQRKAYSCEVLSSPRLQQVSSPRPPGPSPPVLSPRKPPLSPRLGGSSLPPISPRTPQPTSPYKSTAARTILQQPQILPAAANIISNYLISNPTMAASSSLEPSPTSSSATSSINNSVDNLNELFANSKSAIADVEVKFSGPNVLLKTVSPPIPGQALKIISALEDLSLEILHVSVTTVDETMLNSFTIKIGIECQLSAEELAHQIQQTFC is encoded by the exons ATGGCCATGGAAGATCACGACCGTTCATCTGATTTTCTCGAAGAACATGAGCAGTACTGCTACAGCGATACCAATTGTAACTTGGGAACTCCGGGGGATGATCTTTTTAGCATATTACAGAGCTTAGATGATCATGGGTTTGGAGGAGGAGGCGGCGGAGTCGTAGACTTTCCTTCCCCGTTAGCTTCAGCACCATTCGATGATGACCAACTACTTGCTGTTTTTAGCTCATCACCAAAAGACCTCTCCTCCTCAGCTGATAAAACCGAGTTTGATGAAACTAACTCTCCACCCAAAACCAAGAGACTCAAGCTCTCATCAGCTGCCACCCCCACCGCCACTGCCACCACAACAACCACAAATTCTTCAGATCAGGATGGAGGGCGGATGTCTCATATAACGGTGGAGCGCAACCGCAGAAAGCAAATGAACGACCACTTGACTGTCTTGCGCTCTCTTATGCCTTGTTTCTATGTTAAACGA GGAGATCAAGCATCAATCATTGGAGGGGTGGTTGATTACATCAATGAGCTGCAGCAAGTTCTTCAATCACTTGAAGCCAAAAAGCAACGAAAAGCATACAGCTGTGAAGTGTTAAGCAGCCCTAGGTTGCAGCAGGTTTCAAGTCCAAGGCCACCTGGTCCCTCACCACCAGTTCTCAGCCCTAGAAAGCCACCTCTCAGCCCTAGGCTCGGCGGCAGCAGCTTACCACCCATCAGCCCAAGAACTCCACAACCCACCAGCCCTTATAAGTCCACGGCAGCCAGGACAATATTGCAACAACCACAAATATTACCTGCAGCTGCTAATATTATTAGTAATTATCTGATTTCTAATCCAACAATGGCTGCTAGCTCATCACTTGAGCCATCCCCTACTTCTTCAAGTGCTACTTCCTCTATTAATAATAGTGTCGACAATCTGAACGAGCTTTTTGCCAACTCCAAGTCCGCCATTGCGGACGTGGAGGTGAAATTTTCCGGTCCAAATGTTCTTTTGAAAACAGTGTCTCCTCCGATACCCGGACAGGCTCTCAAAATCATTTCCGCTCTTGAAGACCTTTCGCTTGAAATTCTCCATGTCAGTGTCACCACCGTTGACGAAACCATGCTTAATTCCTTCACCATCAag ATTGGAATTGAATGCCAACTTAGTGCCGAGGAACTCGCTCACCAAATCCAGCAAACATTCTGCTAA